In Plasmodium brasilianum strain Bolivian I chromosome 12, whole genome shotgun sequence, the genomic window ttaataaagcttaaataaattaaaagtaaataaaaaactaaagggatataaaataattttatccttttttatttaaaaaagggtAAAAGGCTATGTTTCTATTTATGTCATGACAGAGTTATGTTCATCCGTCATGGGTATATAAGGCGTGGTTCAAAACATCAACAGCGTatggtgaaaaaaaaaaaatggaagcaGCAGCAATGTGCAGtgatatacacacatatatacatacatatatatatatatgtatatgcgttCCTCCCCCCCCCCTCCCTTGCTTCTCAATCGTTCCCATCATTGTTAAACATACACAAGATTCATGAAAAATGCCAAAGGGTAAGAAGCGGTATACAATTCATTATATGGTTAAAGATTTGTAGGatgcataaaaaaagggACTTCCTTAAGAgaactttttatttccaaCCCATATGATGGTGACAAAAGGGAATGGATAAAATTGGAATTTTCATAAGTAAGGAAAATATGATTTGGTGCATCAACAAACTTGTATATTGAATCGAAGGATAACTTTTGATAACATGTATTTGCCATATTTGTTGTACTTGTTATATTTCGTTTACTAGTTAGATCttcataataatgaaaaaatgttttaaactGCCTCTTATCACACCACCTCcacatatttaaataagaactaggaatattataaaattctcttttctttttttcttttattatagaatatataaatgattcatctgataaaattttattttttacatagtattcttcctcttcttttaTGGATCTGTCTACATGATCACTAACAACACATggatataaaattacattatCGTGAAAAccacaatattttttattatttacataatacCTTGAATTATAATTCCTCTTcaacatatttaaatatttcaatttttcactTTCTCTCAAATTATACGTTTCTGTAATTAcgttttcataatataaacaaGTTGAAGGGTATTTATATCTTAAatcaaatagaaaaattgaaTTGTTCGAATTTAAACAAGTTAATGAAATACCAGTTAAGCTAAAATCTTTAAAAGAGTTGTcactattataatatttcttctcattttcataatctattaaattataatttacatagGATACATAATTTGCTACTCTTCTATCatcaattaatatattctttttacttaaaactatgtttgtatttgtatcaaaacaatttattttttgtaaattctCCATTACTTTCTTATTACTTTCGATCTCACCTCTTTCTAAGTCTACTCTATAGCATATTGCCTTACTTAAACCAACACAACATTTGTTCTTATCAGTTTTTACAATGTTCTTTATCTTTGTTTCTTCCTTCTCTTTGCATGTATTCAGGGCGATAACTCCCGTCAGTGGTAGTTCCCCTTCATctgtaaaatgaaaaagagatcattaaaaatatggataTTCCACGAGATATAGGGGCATTTACGAAACATAAATCATTCAAGTTGTTTAGACGATTTCGGTGCGGACACACGAAAACAGGCATAAACCAAATGTACGCGTTGCAGAGGGGGATGCAATCAAgagtatgtttatatatatatatatatatatatatatatatatatatatttatatatgtgttcgCATGTATTCCTATTTGTTCCTATATATGCATGAGCATCGATATAGTTGAATCTGCACACTCACTCACTTAAAGGGGGGGTTCGCATAACCCCCAATTTGctctctattttttttggtaCCTTTTAGAGAAAAGAAGTACAAGGAGGAGCTGTCGGCTAACAAAAATTTGTCACTTGTTAGGTTAACCGAATCCGTCGCCATAATATGTTTGCTGCCACTGAGAGATAACTTCgatttaagtaaaatatttggAACTAACGAATTTAGATCATCAATTTTCCACAGATTAACATAACCAAACTTGTCTAATGATATAAAAGAAGTAAAGGAAGGATACAAATTACTATGtttattttcaattaattttactattCCCCCATTATTTGAATGATCCGATATATGATGAAAGTAATTTTCATGCACATAATTACTTTTCAAATTCCACCTTCTTTGTACATGTTTTTTTAACTTCACTTTATACTCAAaagaacatattttatttccataAGGAAATacatcattaaaaaatgtactcGGTCTTTTAAAATCATACTTAAAACTCTCATCAgatatacaaaaatgaacCTTCTCTCTATTATATTTgcttaaatatattcttgtAAATTCATATAAGCTAAATAGATTtctaatgttaataatattatttgtaaaaagaACGTTATTTTGTACTGATTTATTAGGTA contains:
- a CDS encoding hypothetical protein (conserved Plasmodium protein), whose translation is MDTFKVDEIIKKNEDFSKYYEYDTKESDQGKSMEEVHKETCNLNNMNNYFNKDIVKINDENCGNDKSRGISKHTEANSHRDRTHREDIIRGRDNQKKDVVAASRNEVNEVNGVNKVNEVNEEKEEESGGKEEYEEEEDDEEDYSSSMECISNDDNSYYSMYEGYKTNYIMESLFDKNSFVYFMVPFNKYNYTNYYTNWNKLSFRMYASLNSVTPKYMKKKRKRNSLTTSYNSIKNTINTNNSSSNKKINGNYCGNYIQSNDDYTTDYNFNNPLISILNNFLYFLILSEFLNYNELYKLMPLCKCSYDIFNNFFYINVHINPFKQNIKDIMLFLKENKEYQFKILKSVNYKMRSYEKLYDHKRELLNGRGVWVHNTNEVFEERKHSREEHWVLSNAQNGNSGNKNSGEINNYVNNDIKKNNNDNHSNNLDKLHASDKLTKGSYIAGKEENHDCYGMMERMVREGEQRNSYEKASLIPNKSVQNNVLFTNNIINIRNLFSLYEFTRIYLSKYNREKVHFCISDESFKYDFKRPSTFFNDVFPYGNKICSFEYKVKLKKHVQRRWNLKSNYVHENYFHHISDHSNNGGIVKLIENKHSNLYPSFTSFISLDKFGYVNLWKIDDLNSLVPNILLKSKLSLSGSKHIMATDSVNLTSDKFLLADSSSLYFFSLKDEGELPLTGVIALNTCKEKEETKIKNIVKTDKNKCCVGLSKAICYRVDLERGEIESNKKVMENLQKINCFDTNTNIVLSKKNILIDDRRVANYVSYVNYNLIDYENEKKYYNSDNSFKDFSLTGISLTCLNSNNSIFLFDLRYKYPSTCLYYENVITETYNLRESEKLKYLNMLKRNYNSRYYVNNKKYCGFHDNVILYPCVVSDHVDRSIKEEEEYYVKNKILSDESFIYSIIKEKKKREFYNIPSSYLNMWRWCDKRQFKTFFHYYEDLTSKRNITSTTNMANTCYQKLSFDSIYKFVDAPNHIFLTYENSNFIHSLLSPSYGLEIKSSLKEVPFFMHPTNL